The genome window TCCGCTTCGGCGGCTTTGGCAGCCTGGTCAGCCTGTTGCTTCGCCTGCTTTTCGGCCTGTTGCTGCGCCTTTGCTGCAGCATCGGCCTCTTCCGCGGCGCGCTGTTGGGCTTCCTCGGCCTGCTGTCCAGCCTTCTTTTTCAACACCTCAGCCTCTGGGTCGGCCTGCGGCGCTGCTTCTTCAGCCTGCGCCAGCATCAGCGGCATATTGGAATTGGAGGAGATGAAAGGCCGGTTGAGAGGGGCCTGATCAGCCATCGCCGATGGCGAGGAAAAGAGGATTGCAGTTGAGGCAAAAAAGAGCGCTGTTCGTTTCATTTTCATCCCTGTCTCGCGTTCCTTCTTGTTGAAACACGTCAAATGTTTGTGATCGCAACCTGGTTCCGCTTTGTGGCAACGAATTGTCCGTTGCGATCTTCATTGCAGTTTTATTGCCGGTGGCAATGTGTCGGACCTCGACAATGGCCGAGTCCGAATGCAGTCAGTTTTGCAATGCCAGCCTGTATGTCATGTGAAGAGGCCGTTCATCTTGCGTTCATGTTAGAGCGTCGGGCGGTAAATAAGACGCAGTTCTGTTTCTCGGATGGCGAGACAATCCCACGCGGAAGGTGGCGAGGCCGATGTCTTTCCATCGGACGAAGCAGCCTGACAAAGTGGTTGGCCGCCAGCCGGAAACCCGAAGGCCAAATCCATCGGGCTTCGGCTTCGTCCGATGCACACACATCGGCCTCGCCAAACCCCTCGACCTTGTCCCGAATTCCCTCCGGCAGAACGCGTCCTATTTGCCGTCCGACGCTCTTAAGTTATGGACGCGCAACTACATGCGATGTATTGGAGCGCATGCCTACGGAACCATTCTGGAAAACCAAAACTCTCGACGAGATGAACCGCTCGGAGTGGGAGAGCCTGTGCGACGGCTGTGGCCGTTGCTGCCTGCACAAGCTGGAAGACGAGGACACGGAAGAAATCTATTTCACAACAGTGGCTTGCACCTTGCTGGATGCGGGCACGTGCCAGTGTTCGGACTATGTCAACCGCAAGAAGAAGGTGCCCGACTGCGTCTTCCTGACGCCAGAGATCGTGCGCAGTGTCGATTGGCTGCCGGAGACCTGCGGCTACAGGCTGATCGATGAGGGCAAGGATCTTTACTGGTGGCACCCCCTCGTATCGGGCAGTGCAGAAACCGTACATGAGGCCGGTATTTCGGTCCGGGGCAAAGTCACTGCCTATGACCATGATCTTTCAAGCGATGAAGACTATTTCGAGCACATGATGCAGGCTGAATTGCCATCCCGAGCCTGATCGAGCTGAATGGCGCGTGAACGACGCGTTGAGGGTTTGTTCAGCTCATCTGTGAAAGAAAGGGCGCCTGTCCGGATTTCATATCCCCCAGTCCCGGACAACAGGAGAACACCCCATGGCTAGTCTTTCATTGAAGTTGCTGGCAGTCGGTGCTGCGATCAGCATCGGTGCAATTCTTGGTGCAAACACATCTTACGCCGCGCCGGTTGCTGCTGCCCCGACAGTTGTCGAGCTTGGCGCTGCCGCTGCCCCTCTCGTGCAGGTTGAGTATCGCCGCGGTTATTATCGCCCGCCATATCGCCCCATTGCTGCCTGCACGCCGGGTCAAGCCGCCAGTAAGGCGAACCGCATGGGCATTCGCAATGCGCGCGTGATCGTAAACCGGAACGTCGTCCGTGTTGCCGGCTGGAAGCGCGGCCTGCGCACCTCGGTTGTCTTTGCCCGTGCGCCGGGCTGCCCTTTCATTCGCTAAGGGCTTCGACAGCAATAAAAAGGGTGCCGCAGGGCACCCTTTCGTTTGTTGTGATGAACTGGATCGTGACAATTTCTACAGCTGAGTAATTGCTCAAGTTTATTGAACTTTTAGGGCTCCGAAGAGCTTAAGCCCAAAAGTCCGATTTAACCCGCTGCGGGTAAGTCCATTTATGGGACAGACCCAAACTCCCCACGGGTGTAGTCTGCCCCTCGGCTTACCGCGAAGACACCTTACACACAGCGCCCCGTCTTCGGGCTTGGCCATTAGGGAGGAGCAAACAAAGTACGGTTCCCCAACCGCGTCTTTGTGCTCCTCCCCCTTTTTTTGGAGCCTGCCTTCACGGCCGGCGCCTCCATAATTTGGTCCGATCTGTGCGGCTAGTTTTTCAATTCGAACGTCACGTTCACATTCACATTATAGGTGTTTTCACCTGCGGCGACCGGAACGGAATCGGCGGGTGCCGCGGCCATCATCTTGGACTCCCTCATCGGCATGGGGCGCGGATTGAACGACTGCTCGCTGATCTCGATGACCTTACCAAGGCTGACACCTGCCGCCTCCGTCAAGGTCTTTGCCTTGGCCACGGCATTGGTGACGGCCTTCTTGCGCGCCTCTTCGAGGATCGCTTCGGGCTTGTCATTGGTGAAGAAAAGATTACCGCCCTGGTTGACGCCAAGCGTTACTGACTGATCGAGGATCTCGCCCACCTTCTTCAGATCGCGCACGCGCACCGTCAGCGAATTGGAGACCGCATAACCAACGATCTTCGGTGCCTGCGGCGGCTGCGTATTGTCCTTGTTTTCCGGATAGACATAGCGCGGGTCGATGCTGAAACCCGACGTCTGCAGGTCGCGATCGGCAATACCCGCTTTCTTCATTGCATCCAGCACCTTGGCCATGGCTTCGTTATTGGCCGTCAGGGCCTCGCGTGCCGTTGGCTTTTCCTGCAGAACGACCAGCGAAAGTACCGCCATGTCCGGAGCGGCAGCAGCTTCGCCTTCTCCCGTAACCGTAATACGCGGATGCGGTGCTTCGTCTGCTACAGCAGCGAAAGGTACAGCCATCATTGCAGTTGCTGCGAAAGCCAGCGTCAGAAGTTTTGGTGTCATGGATATCTCCCCAGATGAAGTGACGCTGCTGCGTCGCAGGTGATTATGGGTGGATTAGGGCAAAAGGCAAAACTTTTGGCGGCGTTATGCTTCGTGCATCCAAATGCCTTTATGCGCGTTTCTCTTTCAGGAAGAAGGAAGAGAATTATGACAAGCGAAAAAAACAAGAACAGCCCTGAAAAGACCAAGGGGCGCGAAGGTCCGGCAGAAGTATCGATAAAGCCGCAGGATTGGAGTGACGTCAATTCGCAGGAAATGCCGATCGATGACGAGTTGGCAATTCGCGGCGAGCGGCACATAGCATCGGAGGATGCGGGTGACCTGTCAGAAGACGATGATGACAACCCCTATCAGAACAGCGATGACGCCTTGCCCGACGATGAAGAGGAGGACGAAATTACCCGCGACCCGGAGCGGGAAGGGCACCGCTTCGGCGACTAGCCCCTCCCGCAATTGCTCAGTCATTGGGCGCGCGCATCCAATAGGCGATGTCCTTCCAGTCGGCGAACACCGCCACCGCGCCCTTGTCGAGGAGGGCTTGCGCATGTGACCCGTAGGTGTGCGCACCGCCGGTATAGCCGATGGCGGTCATGCCGGCGGCGACCGCGCCTTCAACACCGAAGGGTGAGTCCTCGATCACCACGCAGCCCTTTGGATCGGCCTTCATCTCGCTGGCGGCATGCAAAAAGAGGTCCGGTGCGGGCTTGCCGCGCTTGACCATGGATGAACTGTAGATCGCATTGCCAAAACAGGCAGCAAGGCCTGTCGTCTCAAGGCTGAAATGAATGCGTTCCAGTGATGAGGACGAGGCGACGCATCGCCGTGTCTCCAGCTTTTCAAGCAGTGCCTTGATGCCGGGTGTCGGCTGTAGTGACTGGCTGAACACACGTCTGGTTTCCGGCCACAGTCCGGTTTCCGCTGTATCCGGGAGCTGGTGGCCGGTCAGTTCGGCGATTCGCTTGATGATGTCGGACTGCTTCATGCCAACGCATTGCGCGATCGTGCCTTCCGGGAGCGGCATTCCCTGATTGGCATAGACATTGTGATAGGCAAGAGCTGCCAGGGGCTCGCTGTCAACAAGCACGCCATCGCAATCAAATATCACCAGATCAAATCGGTTCTGCGGCATTTTCGTCCTCTTTATCACGCGCTTCACGGGCTTTTACCCGCCCGTCCTTACCGTTCTTATAATGCACATAGGTCTTGACTAAAATACAAATGTTCAATATTCGATGATTGTAATTTGAACGGCTTCGGACACCGAACAGAGGCCGCGGAGGAGACATTATGGCTACGAATGTTGCATTGACGGGATTGGCGCGAGACATGCAGGCCCGGGCGGAGACGGGCCGACCGATCCGCATCGGCCTGATCGGTTCGGGCGAGATGGGCACGGACATCGTTACCCGGGTGGCGCATATGCCCGGCATCGAGATCGGGGCGATTTCCGAACTGAACCTGCCGAACGCCCTGAAGGCGGTCGATATCGCCTATCAGGAACAGGGCCATTCGCGCGAAGTCGCCACTGCCTCCAGCTTGAGCGCGGCGATGGAGGCCGGCAAGATCGCCGTCACCAGTGATGCCAATCTCATCCTCGAGAACGATCTGATCGACGTGGTCATCGATGCGACCGGCGTGCCGGCGGTCGGGGCGGAGATCGGCCTGCGGGCGATGGAACACGGCAAGCATCTGGTGATGATGAATGTCGAGGCGGACGTGACCATCGGCGCCTATCTGAAGAGCGAGGCCGACCGGCTCGGCGTCACCTATTCGCTGGGGGCGGGCGATGAGCCATCGTCCTGCATGGAGCTGATCGAGTTCGTCTCGGCCATGGGCCATCCGATCGTTGCCGCCGGCAAGGGCAAGAACAACCCGCTCAACATCGATGCCATTCCCGACGATTACGAGGAAGAAGCCGCCCGCCGCCACATGAATGTGCGCATGCTGGTCGAGTTCGTCGACGGCTCGAAAACCATGGTGGAGATGGCGGCGATCGCCAATGCCACCGGGCTGGTGCCGGACCGGCCGGGCATGCATGGCCCGGCGGCCACGCTGGATCAACTGTCGAAGGTGCTGGTGCCGGAAAAGGATGGGGGCGTGCTGTCGAAGGTCGGTGTCGTCGACTATTCGATCGGCAAGGGCGTGGCGCCCGGCGTCTTCGTCGTCGCCGACATGTCGCATCCGCGCATTTGCGAACGCATGGAAGATTTGAAGATGGGCAAGGGCCCGTATTTCACCTTCCACCGGCCGTATCATCTGACCTCGCTCGAGGTGCCGCTGACCTGCGCCCGCGTCGTGCTCTACGGCAAGGCCGACATGGTGCCGCTGGCCAAGCCGGTCGCAGAGGTCTGTGCGGTGGCGAAGAAGGATCTGAAGCCCGGCGACACCCTCGATGCCATCGGCGAATATTGCTACCGCGCCTGGATCATGACGGCGGGCGAAGCGCGCAGTGCCGGCGCCATCCCCTGCGGCCTGTTGCAGGGCGGCAGCGTCACCGCCCCGATCGCCAAGGGCGAGCTGATCACCAGCGTCAATGCCGCCCCGGCCGCCGGCTCCAAGATCGTCGAATTGCGGGCACGGCAGGACAGGCTCGTCTACGGCGCGTGAGCGACGCAGACTCATCGACGCAGAGAAAAGTTCAAGGCAACCAGACAAGGAGTGCCGACATGGCATCCGCCAGAAGTTCAAGTGCCAAGCGACAAGATGACGGGAGCAATCTTCCCTTCGCGTTCCGGCATTATCCCCCGGAACAGCTGAAGGAAGCCCTGCGCAAGATGTATCTTATCCGCCGGTTCGAAGAGGGTGCGGAGGAATCCTATACGCGTGGCCTCATTCACGGCACGATGCATCTTTCCATCGGTCAGGAAGCCAGCGCAGTCGGCATTTCCCTGCCGCTCAGCGAGGATGACATGATCACCTCGACCCATCGCGGTCATGGTCATTGCATCGCCAAGGGTGCGGAAGTGTCGAAGATGTTCGCAGAGTTCTTCGGCAAGGAGACCGGATATTGCAAGGGCCGCGGCGGCTCGATGCATATTGCCGATGTCTCGAAGGGCAATCTCGGCGCCAACGGTATTGTCGGCGGCGGCATCCCGATTGCCGTCGGTGCAGCGCTTTCGGCCAAGAAACAGAAGAACGGCAAGGTCGTCATCTCCTATTTCGGCGATGGCGCCAACAATGAGGGTGCCTTTCACGAGGCGCTCAACATGGCTTCGGTCTGGAAGCTTCCGGTCGTTTTCGTCTGCGAAAACAATGGCTATGGCATGTCGACTTCGACCAAGCGTTCCACCGCCGTCGCCAATGTCGCCGACCGCGCCGTTGCCTATAACATGCCGGGCGTGATCGTCGACGGCAACAATCTGTCGGATGTCGCCGAGGCCTCGCATGGGGCGGTCGAGCGAGCACGCCGGGGCGAGGGGCCGACGCTGATCGAGTGCAAGACCTATCGCCACCGCGGCCATTCCAAGAGCGATCGCAACCGATATCGCACCAAGGAAGAAATCGAGGACTGGATCACAAATCGCGATCCTATCCATCTGTTCGAAGATCAGCTGAAGGAATTCGGTTTCGTCAACGACGCCGATATCAAAGCAATCCGTGCGGATGCCGAGAAGGAAATCGCCGAAGCGATCGAGTTCGCCAAGAACAGCCCATCGCCAACCCTCGATAATCTGACACGCGACGTTTACACGGACTGAAATTAGATGAATGAGATAATCCGCGAACTGAGCTACTCGCAAGCGATCCAGGAAGCCATGGCGATTGCCATGGAGGCCGATGACCGCGTGTTCCTGATGGGTGAGGATATCGGCGTCTATGGCGGTGCCTTTCAGGTGACCGGCGATCTGGTGCAGCGTTTCGGCGAAGACCGGGTAATGGATACGCCGATCTCAGAACTTGGCGGTGCGGGTGTCGCCGTCGGTGCGGCATTAACTGGCATGCGGCCGATCTTCGAATTCCAGTTCTCGGATTTTGCCGCGCTGGCGATGGAGCAGATCGTCAACCAGGCGGCCAAGATCCGCTACATGCTTGGCGGCGCAGTCTCGGTGCCGCTGGTGATGCGATTTCCAGCGGGTTCCGGCACCGGCGCGGCGGCACAGCACAGCCAGAGCCTGGAAGCGTGGTTCGGCCATGTGCCGGGGCTCAAGGTGATCCAGCCTTCGACGCCTTACGATGCCAAGGGTATGCTGCTGGCGGCTATCGAAGACCCGGATCCTGTGATGATCTTCGAACACAAGCTTCTCTACAAGATGAAAGGTCCAGTGCCCGAGGGCCATTACACCGTGCCGATCGGCAAGGCCGCGGTCGTTCGTGAAGGCACGGACCTGACCATCGTTGCCTCTGCCATCATGGTGCACAAGGCGCTCGAAGCGGCGCAGGAGCTCGCAAAGGAAGGCATCAACGTTGAGGTCGTCGATCTGCGTACCGTGCGGCCGATGGACAAGGAGACGATCATCGCCAGCGTCAAGAAGACGTCGAAGCTGATGTGCGTCTATGAAGGCGTCAAGACGCTGGGCGTCGGCGCGGAAGTCAGCGCGATGATCGCCGAGAGCGAGGCCTTCGACTATCTCGATGCGCCGATCGTGCGCCTTGGCGGTGCCGAAACACCAATTCCCTACAATCCTGAGCTGGAAAAGGCGACCGTGCCGCAAGTACCAGGCATTCTGAAGAGCGCCCGTGATCTGGTTAAAGGGGTTCGTTAGGCCATGCCCGTCGAAGTGATCCTGCCCAAGGTCGATATGGATATGGAGAGCGGCCAGATCTCGCGCTGGTACGCCAAGGATGGCGACAGCGTATCCAAGGGCCAGCTGCTGTTCGAAATCGAAACCGACAAGGCGGCCATGGAAGTGGATGCGCCGTCCTCGGGTATCTTGCGCGATGTGAAGCCGCAGGGCGCAGTCGTACCTGTGGGACAGGCTGTGGCGTGGATCTACGGCGAGGGCGAAGTCTATAACGCGGCGGCACCAGCCAAGGAGCAGGCCGAGAAACCTGTCGTGGCCGAAGAAGCAAAGTCTGCCGTTCAACCGGCTGAAACTGCGCCCGTGAAACCTGCTCCAGTCGCTCCCGAGACCAATGGGGTCCGGGCCACGCCTCTGGCACGGCGGATCGCCAGGGAAGCCGGGATCGATCTAAGCTCCCTCAAGGGCTCCGGCCCGAAAGGCCGTATCCAGAAAAAAGACGTCGAGGGTGGTTTTGCCGTAACGGCGCCTGTTGTTGCCAGGCCATCAGCGCCCGCACGATCGCCGGTGGTTCAAGACAGCGATGCTCCCCTGCACGCGGTCTGGCTGCGCCAGGGCAATGGTTCAGGCCGGGCGCCGCTGGTCCTTATCCATGGCTTCGGGTCCGATCTCAACAGCTGGCGTCCGATGCTGGGCGGCGGAACACTGGACAATCCCATCCTTGCTATCGATCTGCCGGGTCATGGCGGTTCGACGCACACTATTCCGGACGAGCTCGACGGGATCGCCACCCAAGTCGAGCAAACCATTGCTGCCCATTATTCGGGCCCGATCATCCTGGTCGGACACTCCTTTGGCGGCGCGATAGCAACGGAAATTGCTGCGCGCAGCAATCTCGATATCCGTGCTTTGACGCTGATCGCGCCGGCTGGGCTCGGTCCGGAAATCAATGGTGCATTCCTTTCAGGATTTGTCCGCGCCCGCACGGAGGCAAGCCTCGTCGCCTGGATGAAGCAGCTGGTGCCGGATGAAAGCCTGCTGACCAAGCCATTCATCAACGCGACGCTGGCGCAATCACAAGATGTGGCGTTGCGCGATGCGCAGCAGCTCGTTGCCGACCGGTTCTTTGCCGACGGGACTCAGGTTTTCGGTATAAGGCAAAGCCTCGGCAAGCTGACAATTCCCGTCCGCGTCATCTTCGGCGCGGCGGACCGTGTCATTCCTGCGGTGCATGCGACCGGCCTGCCAGGCGAGATTGCGGTGCACGTCTTTGCCGGGACGGGCCATATGCCCCAGCTCGAGCAGCGCGAGAAAATCATGCGGATCCTGCGCGAGGTCAGCCAGTCGGCAGGGTAGTGTTGCCGGACTTTGACGGGACCATCGCCCGCTGAATGGCGCTGCGGGCGGAAGCCAGGTTGGGCATGACCCAATTGGGTTCGGCGCCAAGAAACTTGTCAAGAAATGCAATGGCATAGCCCGGCATTTCCTGAACGTTTTCGCGGTAGGACCACCAAGTACGCAGATCATCGGCGCATTTATCGATCTGCGGCGCCGTACCGAATTCCTGCTCGCATATGGCCGCAATCGCCCCGACGCAGTAGTTCGTATAAAGGAAGCCTTCAGGCCAGAATGCGATGATATCCTGCTTCTCGGAGGCTTGAGAATCGCCGTGCTTGGGCTGGCCGCGTACCTTTGCCGGAGCTTCGGTGATGAGCTCCTTGAGAACGAGACCGGCGGCGAAAATAATGAAATCCTTCCGGTCGAGCCGGGCGTAGGATTTCTGCTGTTCGACCGTTTCGATCCAGTTGAGAAACGCCCGTGTCAGCTTGGTTTCATCAATGGCAAA of Phyllobacterium zundukense contains these proteins:
- a CDS encoding alpha-ketoacid dehydrogenase subunit beta yields the protein MNEIIRELSYSQAIQEAMAIAMEADDRVFLMGEDIGVYGGAFQVTGDLVQRFGEDRVMDTPISELGGAGVAVGAALTGMRPIFEFQFSDFAALAMEQIVNQAAKIRYMLGGAVSVPLVMRFPAGSGTGAAAQHSQSLEAWFGHVPGLKVIQPSTPYDAKGMLLAAIEDPDPVMIFEHKLLYKMKGPVPEGHYTVPIGKAAVVREGTDLTIVASAIMVHKALEAAQELAKEGINVEVVDLRTVRPMDKETIIASVKKTSKLMCVYEGVKTLGVGAEVSAMIAESEAFDYLDAPIVRLGGAETPIPYNPELEKATVPQVPGILKSARDLVKGVR
- a CDS encoding YcgN family cysteine cluster protein — protein: MPTEPFWKTKTLDEMNRSEWESLCDGCGRCCLHKLEDEDTEEIYFTTVACTLLDAGTCQCSDYVNRKKKVPDCVFLTPEIVRSVDWLPETCGYRLIDEGKDLYWWHPLVSGSAETVHEAGISVRGKVTAYDHDLSSDEDYFEHMMQAELPSRA
- a CDS encoding NAD(P)H-dependent oxidoreductase, with translation MATNVALTGLARDMQARAETGRPIRIGLIGSGEMGTDIVTRVAHMPGIEIGAISELNLPNALKAVDIAYQEQGHSREVATASSLSAAMEAGKIAVTSDANLILENDLIDVVIDATGVPAVGAEIGLRAMEHGKHLVMMNVEADVTIGAYLKSEADRLGVTYSLGAGDEPSSCMELIEFVSAMGHPIVAAGKGKNNPLNIDAIPDDYEEEAARRHMNVRMLVEFVDGSKTMVEMAAIANATGLVPDRPGMHGPAATLDQLSKVLVPEKDGGVLSKVGVVDYSIGKGVAPGVFVVADMSHPRICERMEDLKMGKGPYFTFHRPYHLTSLEVPLTCARVVLYGKADMVPLAKPVAEVCAVAKKDLKPGDTLDAIGEYCYRAWIMTAGEARSAGAIPCGLLQGGSVTAPIAKGELITSVNAAPAAGSKIVELRARQDRLVYGA
- a CDS encoding SIMPL domain-containing protein, with product MMAVPFAAVADEAPHPRITVTGEGEAAAAPDMAVLSLVVLQEKPTAREALTANNEAMAKVLDAMKKAGIADRDLQTSGFSIDPRYVYPENKDNTQPPQAPKIVGYAVSNSLTVRVRDLKKVGEILDQSVTLGVNQGGNLFFTNDKPEAILEEARKKAVTNAVAKAKTLTEAAGVSLGKVIEISEQSFNPRPMPMRESKMMAAAPADSVPVAAGENTYNVNVNVTFELKN
- a CDS encoding acetoin dehydrogenase dihydrolipoyllysine-residue acetyltransferase subunit, with protein sequence MPVEVILPKVDMDMESGQISRWYAKDGDSVSKGQLLFEIETDKAAMEVDAPSSGILRDVKPQGAVVPVGQAVAWIYGEGEVYNAAAPAKEQAEKPVVAEEAKSAVQPAETAPVKPAPVAPETNGVRATPLARRIAREAGIDLSSLKGSGPKGRIQKKDVEGGFAVTAPVVARPSAPARSPVVQDSDAPLHAVWLRQGNGSGRAPLVLIHGFGSDLNSWRPMLGGGTLDNPILAIDLPGHGGSTHTIPDELDGIATQVEQTIAAHYSGPIILVGHSFGGAIATEIAARSNLDIRALTLIAPAGLGPEINGAFLSGFVRARTEASLVAWMKQLVPDESLLTKPFINATLAQSQDVALRDAQQLVADRFFADGTQVFGIRQSLGKLTIPVRVIFGAADRVIPAVHATGLPGEIAVHVFAGTGHMPQLEQREKIMRILREVSQSAG
- a CDS encoding antifreeze protein; this translates as MASLSLKLLAVGAAISIGAILGANTSYAAPVAAAPTVVELGAAAAPLVQVEYRRGYYRPPYRPIAACTPGQAASKANRMGIRNARVIVNRNVVRVAGWKRGLRTSVVFARAPGCPFIR
- a CDS encoding thiamine pyrophosphate-dependent dehydrogenase E1 component subunit alpha; this translates as MASARSSSAKRQDDGSNLPFAFRHYPPEQLKEALRKMYLIRRFEEGAEESYTRGLIHGTMHLSIGQEASAVGISLPLSEDDMITSTHRGHGHCIAKGAEVSKMFAEFFGKETGYCKGRGGSMHIADVSKGNLGANGIVGGGIPIAVGAALSAKKQKNGKVVISYFGDGANNEGAFHEALNMASVWKLPVVFVCENNGYGMSTSTKRSTAVANVADRAVAYNMPGVIVDGNNLSDVAEASHGAVERARRGEGPTLIECKTYRHRGHSKSDRNRYRTKEEIEDWITNRDPIHLFEDQLKEFGFVNDADIKAIRADAEKEIAEAIEFAKNSPSPTLDNLTRDVYTD
- a CDS encoding HAD family hydrolase; amino-acid sequence: MPQNRFDLVIFDCDGVLVDSEPLAALAYHNVYANQGMPLPEGTIAQCVGMKQSDIIKRIAELTGHQLPDTAETGLWPETRRVFSQSLQPTPGIKALLEKLETRRCVASSSSLERIHFSLETTGLAACFGNAIYSSSMVKRGKPAPDLFLHAASEMKADPKGCVVIEDSPFGVEGAVAAGMTAIGYTGGAHTYGSHAQALLDKGAVAVFADWKDIAYWMRAPND